Within Quercus lobata isolate SW786 chromosome 5, ValleyOak3.0 Primary Assembly, whole genome shotgun sequence, the genomic segment caaagaaattttaataatcTGTATATTAGTAGTAAAATCAACTTCGTCTGAGAGAAACAGAAAGTGAAAGACAAACCTATTTCAAATATCGTCGCCGGCCGATATTGTTTCttctttgggttttgtttagCTGCCCTGGGTTCTTGTGGTTGATTagtaagagaagaagaagccgAATTCTGGGTTCTTTAGATAAACCGAATCAGAAGCGTGATAGAGTCCGAAGCGTGACAGAGTCCGAAGCGTGACAGaaagaaatttgtttttgagaagGAGAAGCGCAGAGAGAAATTTGTTTctgagaaggagaaggagaagcgCACAGTGAATACTGggttgttttagattttttacttatatatataacttgttTGACCGGTAGCCAGTATTTACTCTAAATTACTTCAAATTAAATGAATGGTTCGgatcaaattttcattcatttaacGGTTTAGATTTAGGTGGGTACcataccccaaaaaaaagagagagtatgGTGGAATGACCCCCTAATATAGCAGGTTGCGTACTAGTAAGtactgtaaaaaaaataaaataaaaagtacgctagaattatacataatataaaatagaaaaaacccCAATAACAGTATAAAATATAAGTACTGTAGATATATAAGAGTTCCACTTCTAATTTGTTTTGGAACTCCGGGCTTTATTTGGTTACGTGTCTTTGTTATTTACCCAATCCAAAACGTAAAACAACTTACGTGTCTAACGAAGgccatataaatataaaaagtaattcgacatttattttattttttatctgaAGAGCTCTCTCTGATACGGCGAATATAGATTCTCTCCGTAACAGTTTTCCCACAAACGTTGTATCGTCACTCAAGCGTGAATGTCCGTTCCAGGTATGTCACTAAATTTGTTGGTTATTCTAGGGTTTTTATTTGAACATGCTTTGTAGTGGTGGTGGCCTGGTGGGTTTTGCCTTCGTTGGTTTGCAATATATAGATACTAAGAATAAGAATAAGGATTATCTAATTATATTAAggtattttggatattttttgaAGCCATAATTAACTTtctaaattttcataatatatagagatattATAATAATCATAGCAAGTTGACATATTATTCCTTTTAGCTGTGTCTTAGGATTATAATCATACTGTAAGTCTGTAAAATTTTACTCTTAATTAAGTCATTAacattggattaaaaaaattatgcagaGATGGATTTTTCTGCTGATTGTGTCGAACCAAAAGAATATTGCTGGAGGGATTTGGAACTCCTAACAAACTCCTTTAGCAAAGAAAACTTTATTGGAAAGATAAATTTCGGGAAAGTCTATAGGGGAAAAACTCAGCAAGGTCAAGAAGTTACAGTCAAGATATGGTTTTACCCTGACGTTGGAAGAATTGCCAAACATTATGCTAATTATGGACTTACCAGACTGGAGGTATGTATATACATTACGCACgtttctttcatttattatttactGCCGCTACTAAATGTTATGTTTAAAAGAAGAACtacagaaaataaaattgatttgctTCATCTTTGTTGTTGTAGAGTGAATGCATTTTTCTGACACATCCAGATGTTGTAAATCACCCAAATTTGGTAAAATTGATTGGATATTGCTGTGAAGTTGAAGATCAGCACTTTGGTGTTGTCTATGATCTTAGATCAAAGGATACTCTTATCAACATCACTGACAAAGGTAAGATCACCACTTTGGTGTTGTCTAtgcattataatatatatattaatcttcGTGTATTGTGACATTTTAGCTGTTTGTTCATCTGATTCATGCATTACATAACGTATGAACTTTAACCATTGATGCCCATTTCCATCGAAAAGACTAAACGGAAAGTGCTTTAATTGCATTTGCAGATGATTTAACTTGGAAGCAAAGAATGCAGGTGGCATCTGCGATTGCACGTGTGCTTGAGCATTTGCATTGTCAGAATCCCCCTTACCTACTTCACTTTGTTCACCCTGCTCTTATAATGCTTGATCAGGTCATCTTTGGTTTTCTTCATGCTTTCAATAGACTCACTTTTGTTTTATGAGCAAAAGGATTCTAAAATTTGGTGTGatttgatcttcattgtttCACAGGATTTCAATCCAGTGCTATTCGACTTTTTTATGCTAACTGGTGGAGCTCTTGGTGAAAAGCAGCATCTTCTGAACCAGGACGTCATGTTAATCTCAGATATTCCCTATTTAGACAACAGTTTTTTCAAGACAGGTATCTCCATTTGTGTATTAATGTATTTCAGTATTGAAAGTTGTGTGCATGTTGTTGTTGAGGCATTAATTCCTTGCATTCTGGTTGTGGATGTTTCTGTTTTGCTAGAATTTTTTACTTCTGCTATCTTGTGAATGGTCTTCCATTTGGTTTCTGTTGTAGTGGATCTAATTATAATAAGTCTTGGTCAACCATCATAGATGTTGAACTTGATTGGCAAGTT encodes:
- the LOC115989224 gene encoding probable serine/threonine-protein kinase PBL21 isoform X1 → MSVPEMDFSADCVEPKEYCWRDLELLTNSFSKENFIGKINFGKVYRGKTQQGQEVTVKIWFYPDVGRIAKHYANYGLTRLESECIFLTHPDVVNHPNLVKLIGYCCEVEDQHFGVVYDLRSKDTLINITDKDDLTWKQRMQVASAIARVLEHLHCQNPPYLLHFVHPALIMLDQDFNPVLFDFFMLTGGALGEKQHLLNQDVMLISDIPYLDNSFFKTGDWGPTSDQFSFAIVLLELICKHAFGGEKWKYDDQLPELWAWKKYKYSGFQPVDCPLVHESLKREPGFHAFDGVAITKLIFRCVVYHQIRPTMSQIVQFIEGLHLFTGGFGGTVEGLLDEWDTEESSSVKKKRGCFHFPCLVRKKK
- the LOC115989224 gene encoding LRR receptor kinase SERK2-like isoform X2, with amino-acid sequence MSVPEMDFSADCVEPKEYCWRDLELLTNSFSKENFIGKINFGKVYRGKTQQGQEVTVKIWFYPDVGRIAKHYANYGLTRLESECIFLTHPDVVNHPNLVKLIGYCCEVEDQHFGVVYDLRSKDTLINITDKDDLTWKQRMQVASAIARVLEHLHCQNPPYLLHFVHPALIMLDQHLLNQDVMLISDIPYLDNSFFKTGDWGPTSDQFSFAIVLLELICKHAFGGEKWKYDDQLPELWAWKKYKYSGFQPVDCPLVHESLKREPGFHAFDGVAITKLIFRCVVYHQIRPTMSQIVQFIEGLHLFTGGFGGTVEGLLDEWDTEESSSVKKKRGCFHFPCLVRKKK